A stretch of the Neisseria sp. DTU_2020_1000833_1_SI_GRL_NUU_006 genome encodes the following:
- a CDS encoding transcriptional regulator, with the protein MKSFEKIDNIRDIRKKLGLNQMDFWSRIGVTQSGGSRYESGRNMPKPVRELLRLVHIERVDLAKVNRDDLAIASLLKNRDPELYASLKKEAKSDKGK; encoded by the coding sequence ATGAAGTCGTTTGAGAAAATTGACAACATCCGCGATATCCGCAAAAAACTCGGTTTGAACCAAATGGACTTTTGGAGCCGTATCGGCGTAACTCAGTCCGGTGGTTCACGTTACGAATCCGGCCGCAATATGCCCAAACCTGTACGCGAGCTGCTGCGCTTGGTACACATCGAACGCGTTGACTTGGCAAAAGTAAACCGCGACGATTTGGCGATTGCCTCCCTGCTGAAAAACCGCGACCCTGAGTTGTACGCTTCCTTGAAAAAAGAAGCCAAATCCGACAAAGGCAAATAA
- the zupT gene encoding zinc transporter ZupT yields the protein MLDIALPNLITAFGIALAAGLFTVLGSGLVMFSKTPNPRVLSFGLAFAGGAMVYVSLTEIFNKSSEAFGQVYDKDKAFAAATLAFLAGMGSIALIDRLVPNPHETLDPHDPAFQENKRRHIARVGMMAAFAITAHNFPEGLATFFATLENPAVGMPLALAIAIHNIPEGISIAAPVYFATRNRKKTVLACLASGLAEPLGAVLGYTMLKPFLSPFVFGAVFGMIAGVMVFLALDELLPAAKRYSDGHETVYGLTSGMAVIALSLVLFHF from the coding sequence ATGCTTGATATTGCCTTGCCCAACCTTATCACCGCCTTCGGCATCGCCCTTGCCGCCGGATTGTTTACCGTATTGGGCAGCGGGCTGGTGATGTTTTCCAAAACGCCCAACCCGCGCGTATTGTCGTTCGGATTGGCGTTTGCGGGCGGGGCGATGGTGTATGTGTCGCTGACAGAGATTTTCAACAAATCCAGCGAAGCCTTCGGGCAGGTTTACGACAAAGACAAAGCCTTCGCCGCCGCGACGCTGGCTTTTCTGGCAGGCATGGGCTCGATTGCGCTGATTGACCGCCTTGTGCCGAACCCGCATGAAACGCTCGACCCGCACGACCCCGCCTTTCAGGAAAACAAACGCCGCCACATCGCCCGAGTCGGCATGATGGCGGCGTTTGCGATTACCGCGCACAACTTTCCCGAAGGTTTGGCAACGTTTTTCGCCACGCTGGAAAACCCCGCGGTCGGGATGCCGCTGGCGCTCGCGATTGCGATACACAATATTCCCGAAGGCATTTCCATTGCCGCGCCCGTTTATTTCGCCACCCGCAACCGCAAAAAAACCGTCCTCGCCTGTCTCGCCTCAGGACTGGCCGAACCCTTGGGCGCGGTTTTGGGCTACACCATGCTCAAGCCGTTTTTATCGCCTTTCGTGTTCGGTGCAGTGTTTGGCATGATTGCGGGCGTGATGGTGTTTCTTGCGTTGGACGAATTGCTGCCCGCCGCCAAGCGTTATTCCGACGGACACGAAACCGTTTACGGGTTGACGTCCGGCATGGCGGTGATTGCCTTGAGCTTGGTGTTGTTTCATTTCTGA
- a CDS encoding alpha/beta hydrolase has product MRTFELEDLTLFLIRDADEAEMWIDRWAVSYPVVQTAAASANQSIAQWQANIQTAFEGISGEHIAVVAHGAGVSAFLAWLYQTDILTQKKIVNIILVSPHPEAFPDDEIHTLRRVRCPCRTALVIAEQNGTPHNWAEERANLWNARLLLSPHSGTLNSALGGWQWGMKLMQEMLLS; this is encoded by the coding sequence ATGCGAACTTTCGAACTCGAAGACCTGACGCTTTTCTTGATACGCGACGCGGACGAGGCGGAAATGTGGATAGACCGCTGGGCGGTCAGCTATCCCGTCGTCCAAACCGCCGCCGCTTCCGCCAATCAAAGCATCGCCCAATGGCAGGCAAATATTCAAACAGCGTTTGAAGGCATCAGCGGCGAACACATCGCCGTCGTCGCCCACGGCGCAGGCGTGTCCGCTTTTTTGGCGTGGCTCTACCAAACCGACATCCTGACGCAGAAAAAAATCGTCAACATCATCCTTGTGTCGCCGCACCCCGAAGCCTTCCCCGACGATGAAATACACACCCTCCGGCGCGTCCGTTGCCCCTGCCGCACCGCGCTTGTCATCGCCGAACAAAACGGCACACCGCACAACTGGGCGGAAGAACGGGCAAACCTGTGGAACGCCCGCCTCCTCCTGTCGCCACATTCCGGCACGCTCAACAGTGCACTCGGCGGCTGGCAATGGGGCATGAAGCTGATGCAGGAAATGCTGTTGAGTTGA
- a CDS encoding exodeoxyribonuclease III: protein MLKIISANVNGIRSAYKKGFYEYIAASGADIVCMQELKAQEADLSADMKNPHGMHGHWHCAEKRGYSGVAVYSKRAPDNVQIGMGIEEFDREGRFVRCDFGKLSVISLYLPSGTSAPERQELKYRFLDAFYPMLEAMKAEGRDIVVCGDWNIAHQNIDLKNWKGNQKNSGFLPEEREWIGKVIHTLGWTDMWRTLYPDNPGYTWWSNRGQAYAKDVGWRIDYQMVTPELAAKAVSAHVYKDEKFSDHAPLVVEYDYAAQ, encoded by the coding sequence ATGCTGAAAATCATCTCCGCCAACGTCAACGGCATCCGCTCCGCCTACAAAAAAGGATTTTACGAATACATCGCCGCATCGGGTGCGGACATCGTCTGCATGCAGGAACTCAAAGCGCAGGAAGCCGATTTGTCCGCCGATATGAAGAATCCGCACGGGATGCACGGCCATTGGCATTGCGCCGAAAAACGCGGTTACAGCGGCGTGGCGGTGTACAGCAAACGCGCGCCTGACAATGTGCAAATCGGTATGGGCATTGAAGAATTCGACAGGGAAGGGCGGTTTGTGCGCTGCGATTTCGGCAAGCTGTCGGTGATTTCGCTTTATCTGCCCAGCGGCACCAGTGCGCCGGAACGGCAGGAATTGAAATACCGCTTTTTAGACGCGTTCTACCCCATGCTTGAAGCCATGAAGGCGGAAGGGCGCGACATCGTCGTCTGCGGCGACTGGAACATCGCCCACCAAAACATCGACTTGAAAAACTGGAAAGGCAATCAGAAAAACTCAGGCTTCCTGCCTGAAGAGCGCGAATGGATAGGCAAAGTCATCCATACGCTCGGCTGGACGGATATGTGGCGCACGCTTTATCCCGACAATCCGGGCTACACTTGGTGGAGCAACCGCGGACAAGCGTATGCGAAAGATGTCGGGTGGCGCATCGACTATCAGATGGTTACACCCGAACTCGCCGCCAAAGCGGTGTCCGCACATGTTTATAAAGACGAGAAATTTTCCGACCATGCACCTTTGGTCGTGGAGTACGACTATGCTGCCCAATAA
- a CDS encoding DUF488 family protein — MFTVQRIYRYLPADGQTAVFIDRLYPRGVTKEKFASVLWLKDITPSTALRRWYHENPEQNFDGFVTRYHEELQGEVQQRAVARLLELEKQNGRVWLLTAVKNPQRSHVSALAQFLGAAFEYRE, encoded by the coding sequence ATGTTTACCGTACAACGCATTTATCGTTACCTCCCCGCAGACGGACAAACCGCCGTCTTTATCGACCGCCTTTATCCGCGCGGGGTGACGAAGGAAAAGTTCGCCTCTGTCCTCTGGCTCAAAGACATTACGCCGAGTACCGCCCTGCGCCGTTGGTATCATGAAAACCCGGAGCAGAATTTCGACGGCTTCGTTACGCGCTATCACGAAGAATTGCAGGGTGAGGTGCAACAGCGCGCCGTAGCCCGCCTGCTTGAGTTGGAGAAGCAAAACGGCAGGGTATGGCTGCTGACCGCCGTCAAGAATCCGCAGCGTTCCCATGTTTCGGCGTTGGCCCAGTTTTTAGGTGCGGCGTTTGAGTATCGGGAATAG
- the rsmI gene encoding 16S rRNA (cytidine(1402)-2'-O)-methyltransferase, protein MFQKHLQKAADSIEKRTLYVVATPIGNLADITLRALAVLQKADIICAEDTRVTAQLLSAYGIQGKLVSVREHNEQQMADKIINHLSDDLTVAQVSDAGTPAVCDPGAKLARRVREAGFKVVPVVGASAVMGALSVAGVTEPNFYFNGFLPPKSGERQKLLAKWAQADFPVVMFETPHRIEATLADMAALFPERSLTLAREITKTFETFLSGTVTEIQTTLKNDGNQARGEMVLILHPAPREKHDTLPEAAQNVMKILAAELPTKQAAELAAKITGEGKKALYDLALEWKRVSDDV, encoded by the coding sequence ATGTTTCAAAAACACCTTCAAAAAGCCGCCGACAGTATTGAAAAACGGACATTATACGTTGTCGCCACGCCCATCGGCAATTTGGCGGACATCACACTGCGCGCGCTCGCCGTCCTGCAAAAAGCCGACATCATCTGCGCCGAAGATACGCGCGTTACCGCACAGCTTCTGAGTGCATACGGCATACAGGGCAAACTCGTCAGCGTGCGCGAGCATAACGAACAGCAAATGGCGGACAAAATCATCAACCATCTTTCAGACGACCTCACTGTCGCACAAGTTTCCGACGCAGGGACGCCCGCCGTCTGCGATCCGGGGGCGAAACTCGCCCGCCGCGTGCGCGAGGCAGGGTTCAAAGTCGTCCCCGTTGTTGGCGCGAGCGCGGTCATGGGTGCATTGAGCGTCGCAGGCGTTACCGAACCCAATTTCTACTTCAACGGTTTTTTGCCGCCGAAATCCGGCGAACGGCAGAAGCTACTTGCCAAATGGGCGCAGGCTGATTTCCCCGTCGTGATGTTTGAAACCCCGCACCGCATCGAAGCCACCCTTGCCGACATGGCGGCTCTCTTCCCTGAACGCAGCCTGACCCTTGCCCGAGAAATCACCAAAACCTTCGAAACCTTCCTCAGCGGCACGGTTACTGAAATTCAGACGACCCTGAAAAACGACGGCAATCAGGCGCGCGGCGAAATGGTGCTCATCCTCCATCCCGCTCCCCGTGAAAAACACGATACCTTGCCCGAAGCCGCGCAAAACGTTATGAAAATCCTCGCTGCCGAACTGCCTACCAAGCAGGCTGCCGAACTTGCCGCCAAAATTACCGGCGAAGGCAAAAAAGCCTTGTACGATTTGGCATTGGAGTGGAAACGGGTTTCAGACGACGTTTGA
- a CDS encoding YraN family protein, which translates to MRLNHKQGVAGEDAALAFLLSQGCKLVARNWHCAYGEIDLIVKNGNMILFVEVKYRKNQGFGGAAYSISPSKLLKLKRSAEYYLQQNGMTDTACRIDAVLIEGNRPPEWIKNITG; encoded by the coding sequence ATGCGTCTGAACCACAAACAAGGGGTGGCGGGCGAAGATGCCGCGCTAGCGTTTCTTCTTTCGCAAGGCTGCAAACTCGTGGCGCGTAACTGGCACTGCGCTTACGGCGAAATCGATTTGATTGTCAAAAACGGTAACATGATTCTGTTTGTTGAAGTAAAATACCGCAAAAATCAGGGTTTCGGCGGTGCCGCATACAGTATTTCGCCGTCTAAGTTATTGAAACTGAAACGGTCTGCGGAGTATTATCTGCAACAAAACGGCATGACGGATACCGCGTGCCGCATCGATGCGGTGCTGATAGAAGGAAACCGCCCGCCCGAATGGATAAAGAATATTACAGGTTGA
- a CDS encoding phosphoheptose isomerase produces the protein MTTLQERVAAHFAESILAKQEAEKVLVEPTAQAAELMLQCLINDGKILACGNGGSAADAQHFAAEMTGRFEKERMELAAVALTTDTSALTAIGNDYGFDHVFSKQVRALGRAGDVLVGISTSGNSANVIEAIKAAHERDMHVIAMTGRDGGKIAAMLKDTDVLLNVPYPRTARIQENHILLIHAMCDCIDSMLLEGM, from the coding sequence ATGACGACTTTACAAGAGCGCGTTGCCGCCCATTTCGCCGAAAGCATCCTTGCCAAGCAGGAAGCTGAAAAAGTGCTGGTCGAGCCGACCGCTCAAGCGGCGGAACTGATGCTGCAATGCCTGATAAACGACGGCAAAATCTTAGCCTGCGGCAACGGCGGTTCGGCTGCCGACGCGCAGCACTTCGCCGCCGAAATGACCGGACGCTTTGAAAAAGAGCGGATGGAACTTGCCGCCGTCGCGCTGACGACGGACACTTCCGCGCTGACCGCCATCGGCAACGACTACGGCTTTGACCATGTGTTCAGTAAACAAGTGCGCGCGCTCGGACGTGCCGGCGACGTTTTGGTCGGCATCTCCACCTCCGGCAACTCCGCCAACGTTATCGAGGCCATCAAAGCGGCACACGAACGCGATATGCACGTCATCGCCATGACCGGCCGCGACGGAGGTAAAATCGCCGCCATGCTCAAAGACACCGATGTACTGCTCAACGTCCCATACCCGCGCACCGCCCGCATTCAGGAAAACCATATCCTGCTGATACATGCCATGTGCGACTGCATCGACTCCATGTTGCTTGAAGGAATGTAA
- a CDS encoding BON domain-containing protein, translating into MNIKRHTAPVLTALLLSLTLSGCVGVLLGGAAVGTKSAVDRRTTGAQTDDNVMAVRVETTARSYLRQNNQVQGYTPKLNVVGYNRHLLLLGQVATEGEKQFVEQIARAEQAAEGVYNYITVAPQGRTFGDITNDTWGTSKVRTALLGLKPATQARVKIVTYGNVTYVMGVLTPEEQEQVTRRVSTTVGVQKVVTLYQNYTQPE; encoded by the coding sequence ATGAACATCAAACGTCATACCGCACCCGTTCTGACCGCCCTCCTCCTCAGCCTGACACTCAGCGGCTGTGTCGGCGTACTCCTCGGCGGCGCGGCAGTCGGCACCAAATCCGCCGTCGACCGCCGCACCACAGGCGCACAAACCGACGACAACGTAATGGCAGTGCGCGTCGAAACCACTGCCCGCTCCTACCTGCGCCAAAACAACCAAGTGCAGGGTTACACCCCCAAACTCAACGTCGTCGGCTACAACCGCCACCTGCTGCTGCTCGGACAAGTCGCCACTGAAGGCGAAAAACAATTCGTCGAACAAATTGCCCGCGCCGAGCAGGCCGCCGAAGGCGTGTACAACTACATCACCGTCGCCCCTCAAGGACGTACTTTCGGCGACATAACCAACGACACATGGGGTACATCCAAAGTCCGCACCGCCCTTTTGGGCCTCAAACCCGCCACACAGGCTCGTGTCAAAATCGTAACTTACGGCAACGTTACTTACGTCATGGGCGTACTGACACCCGAAGAGCAAGAGCAGGTAACCCGCCGCGTCAGCACTACCGTCGGCGTACAAAAAGTCGTT